One segment of Niveibacterium microcysteis DNA contains the following:
- a CDS encoding substrate-binding domain-containing protein, which translates to MAGRKRIGFLVNHLGWEGHYTNRLWRAAVEICRRRGFDLLVFTGPQDVGDYLSFRVQSAVFRLIDERRLDGLVLNAGLCQFNGSEASSPYLQDFGGIPTVSIAATLAGVPSVLVDNVSGMRELVEHLIVDHGYRRQAFVCGPASAEDGLIRYNTWQQTLRAHGIEPDPALVLQGDFIVVDGAERLAEAWRAGHRFDVVVVASDLMARHMIAVLREAGIRVPEDVAVVGFDDDPHNRYSDPPLTSVAQPIDAQVETAIDLLVSMWAGMTPAPVTTLPCTLQKRASCGCDRARWTVAAELRQQVIEAAGRGTPFVAAVRGMLGAAENAADRAFDIWSVIDSMAAEKHPALAHLTPGDLQVVRRELFSRVARAAHLQHMRAPADPRSGWDAALDALRVASLSSLPDFMAQGLPRLGIEKYCLSVMPTLASSPLENGAERFTPLDVPAELETGPTGQTRFAAVATYPALNGHPDAGVFNASLIAPDAWFDRLDESALLVLPVASRSTWHGLLVVELHPGSEAMLVQLQAALALVCDREYDIARAIRKNLADWNRSFVLAEKTRTVGTLVRGVAHEINTPLGVSVTVASVVRSELDALEAKYHSNRLSRTHVLDFFAACREGLGQLERNLCRVAKLVETFKKVSITQFADQLVDCDLVDELAAVLQGFRAELGARFIKSAVDAVRPMWIRAQLPVIHEIVTDLIQNALDHAFPPGMQTEPRLVISAQLIDNNATAQIRVADNGTGIADELRGKVFDPFFTTQRMSGNVGLGLAIVNNLVADGLGGLVECQPNPGGGTVFEIRFPANRCANC; encoded by the coding sequence ATGGCCGGACGCAAACGTATCGGATTTCTCGTAAATCACCTTGGCTGGGAGGGGCACTACACGAACCGGCTTTGGCGGGCGGCCGTGGAGATATGTCGTCGCAGGGGGTTCGATCTGCTGGTGTTCACTGGCCCTCAGGACGTTGGCGACTATCTTTCGTTTCGCGTTCAGTCGGCGGTGTTTCGGCTGATCGATGAGCGACGGCTCGATGGCCTGGTACTCAACGCCGGACTGTGCCAGTTCAACGGAAGCGAAGCGTCGTCCCCTTACCTGCAGGACTTCGGCGGGATTCCCACCGTATCGATTGCGGCCACCCTTGCCGGCGTGCCCTCGGTTCTGGTCGACAACGTGAGCGGAATGCGCGAACTCGTCGAACATCTGATCGTCGACCACGGCTACCGCCGCCAGGCGTTCGTGTGCGGGCCCGCCAGCGCTGAAGACGGCCTGATCCGCTACAACACGTGGCAGCAGACGCTGCGCGCCCATGGCATCGAACCTGACCCCGCTCTGGTGCTGCAAGGCGATTTCATCGTAGTGGACGGCGCCGAACGTTTGGCCGAAGCGTGGCGCGCCGGGCACCGGTTCGACGTGGTGGTGGTGGCGAGTGACTTGATGGCCCGCCACATGATCGCCGTGCTCCGCGAAGCCGGCATCCGCGTACCCGAAGACGTGGCCGTGGTCGGATTCGACGATGATCCACACAACCGCTATTCGGACCCTCCTCTGACTTCGGTTGCACAGCCGATTGATGCCCAGGTCGAAACCGCGATCGATCTGTTGGTCAGCATGTGGGCCGGTATGACACCTGCCCCTGTGACCACCCTGCCCTGTACGCTTCAGAAGCGCGCCTCGTGCGGATGCGATAGAGCCCGGTGGACGGTCGCCGCCGAGCTGCGACAACAGGTGATCGAGGCAGCGGGCAGAGGCACACCGTTTGTTGCGGCTGTGCGCGGCATGCTGGGTGCCGCGGAGAACGCAGCGGACCGCGCCTTCGATATCTGGTCCGTCATCGACAGCATGGCGGCGGAGAAGCATCCCGCGCTCGCACATCTGACGCCCGGCGATTTGCAGGTAGTGCGACGCGAGCTGTTCAGCCGCGTCGCGCGCGCGGCGCACCTGCAGCATATGCGCGCGCCAGCCGATCCGCGATCGGGCTGGGATGCCGCGTTGGACGCCTTGCGGGTGGCCAGCCTTTCATCGTTGCCGGATTTCATGGCGCAAGGGCTGCCTCGACTTGGGATCGAAAAGTACTGTCTATCGGTGATGCCGACGCTTGCAAGCTCTCCGCTCGAGAATGGCGCCGAACGATTCACGCCACTCGACGTGCCGGCAGAACTCGAAACCGGGCCAACCGGACAGACTCGATTCGCCGCAGTCGCGACCTACCCAGCCTTGAACGGACATCCGGACGCAGGGGTTTTCAATGCGTCGCTGATCGCACCTGACGCTTGGTTCGACCGCCTCGACGAGTCGGCGCTCCTGGTGCTCCCGGTTGCGTCGCGTTCGACCTGGCATGGGCTCTTGGTCGTTGAGCTGCATCCCGGCAGCGAAGCGATGCTGGTTCAGCTTCAAGCAGCACTGGCCCTGGTGTGCGACCGCGAGTACGACATCGCGCGAGCGATCCGAAAGAACCTGGCCGACTGGAACCGAAGCTTCGTCCTCGCAGAGAAGACGCGGACCGTTGGCACCCTCGTGCGCGGAGTCGCGCATGAGATCAATACCCCATTGGGTGTGAGCGTTACGGTTGCCTCGGTCGTCCGCTCCGAGCTCGACGCACTGGAGGCGAAGTACCACAGCAATCGATTGTCGCGAACCCATGTTCTGGACTTCTTCGCGGCTTGCCGCGAGGGTCTGGGCCAGCTCGAACGCAACCTGTGCCGTGTCGCAAAACTGGTTGAGACGTTCAAGAAGGTTTCGATCACGCAGTTCGCGGACCAACTGGTTGATTGCGATCTGGTCGACGAACTCGCGGCGGTGCTGCAGGGCTTCCGTGCGGAACTGGGCGCCCGCTTCATCAAGTCGGCCGTCGACGCAGTTCGCCCGATGTGGATACGCGCGCAGTTGCCCGTCATCCATGAAATCGTGACGGACCTAATCCAGAACGCGCTCGATCACGCCTTCCCGCCCGGCATGCAGACCGAACCACGGCTCGTCATCTCGGCGCAATTGATCGACAACAACGCGACCGCTCAGATCCGCGTTGCGGACAATGGCACCGGCATCGCGGACGAGCTGCGCGGCAAGGTTTTCGACCCGTTCTTTACCACGCAGCGCATGTCCGGCAACGTTGGTTTGGGTTTGGCGATCGTCAACAATCTGGTCGCGGATGGATTGGGCGGCCTTGTCGAGTGCCAGCCTAACCCGGGTGGCGGCACCGTGTTCGAGATCCGCTTTCCCGCCAATCGCTGCGCGAATTGCTAG
- a CDS encoding PAS domain S-box protein gives MARRLNVRRAIIAAVLFGLLVPGTLVGLIGGRQLYADTLRARTDEALNQYGDVLALGLQEPLWAFNPPAAHKLIEAVMRSPDVQRVVVQDTSLGVFVEEHRPERATGSTYQTTRTILHDERPLGTVRIEISDVQVMRSLRSQLIALVSVLVAQTLLAFALIALVLERRLVKPLKRVGAEADRLASGELDTPIVPQSDDEIGALEGRLESTRRSLGELLGTLGEKNLQLEVDLLERRRAEDAAQRSEAHMRLLVAQSPIAIIEIQLDGTVLAWNTAAEQIFGWRAQQAIGREITFLLPDNSALGAAELIRAGDDATGADGSGWRQELDALRQDGTRITCQWHNNVVRDAQGLPQRIVAMAEDITERKAAELRIRESRRMLQNVLDTIPVRVFWKDTESRYLGANTLFARDIGLPMSELVGRTDSQIGVRNAAGHESDDRAVMSGGELRINTEEAVTVADGSVRWHRSSKVALRDANDKVVGVLGVYDDISDRKSAELALAQSEARLRALIDYAPLGVFEYELDAGARLVLITTNRAADRILGIDCARLRGQALEEAFPGQAETPMPAALRHVARSGERYANDDFRFAVSGQLMTFDVHAFQTGPNRVAVLFREVSDLRRAASALRGLASARDSDGDPGFYSTVLTLFADAVGATRASIGLLSNEDWHPLARIGEGELGQSDTQLAELARRGEHVLLPDHSREDLTPSIAALAPSRGGYLCVPLTSADGQSFGLLSASFDKPISNPELARSLGDVFALRASTEWARQRTLNALRESQEKFSLAFNEAPVAMTLANMSNGELLDVNRAFSDLFGYSHAEAVGHTSTELGLFVEPSVRVQWVNEVAKHGYASGTDLELKDKAGRHLKTRVWARVLPDGNTDTILVNIIDMTEQLRIQREVEELNRTLEARVEQRTRDLKQTLERLQLTQNELVQAEKLAALAGLVAGVAHELNTPIGNSMMVASTLRDSTLGVHASMQTGLRRSQLNEYLNEADSATDILMRNLHRAAELISSFKQVAVDQTSQQRRTFKLEELVSEIVLTLQPTFRTTPFQVETEVQPGVRLDSYPGPLGQVLTNLIANAIIHGLEGRDSGRIRIVGGEDGENAISLTIQDNGCGIPPEHMRKIFDPFFTTKRGRQGSGLGLHIVHNIVTGILGGQISVESEVGVGTSFRVTVPRIAPYIDEAARE, from the coding sequence ATGGCACGCCGCCTTAATGTCCGACGCGCGATCATTGCAGCGGTGTTGTTTGGCCTGCTGGTGCCGGGCACGCTGGTCGGGCTGATCGGCGGCCGGCAACTCTACGCCGACACACTGCGCGCGCGAACCGACGAGGCCCTCAATCAGTACGGCGACGTGCTCGCGCTTGGGCTGCAAGAACCCCTCTGGGCTTTCAACCCGCCCGCCGCGCACAAACTGATCGAAGCCGTGATGCGCAGCCCGGACGTGCAGCGGGTGGTGGTTCAGGACACCAGCCTTGGCGTCTTCGTGGAGGAGCATCGGCCGGAGCGGGCGACCGGCTCCACTTACCAGACGACGCGCACGATCCTGCATGACGAGCGCCCGCTGGGCACCGTGCGCATCGAGATCTCCGACGTGCAGGTGATGCGCTCGCTGCGCTCCCAGTTGATCGCGCTGGTGAGCGTACTGGTTGCACAGACCTTGCTGGCCTTCGCGCTGATCGCACTGGTGCTGGAACGCCGACTCGTGAAGCCGCTCAAACGCGTTGGCGCCGAGGCCGATCGACTCGCCTCAGGCGAGCTGGACACGCCGATCGTGCCGCAGTCGGACGATGAGATTGGTGCGCTCGAAGGGCGACTCGAATCCACCCGCCGCTCCCTCGGCGAACTGCTCGGCACGCTGGGCGAGAAGAACCTGCAGCTTGAAGTGGATCTGCTTGAGCGCCGCAGGGCTGAAGACGCCGCCCAGCGCAGCGAAGCGCACATGCGGCTGCTGGTTGCGCAAAGCCCGATCGCGATCATCGAGATCCAGCTCGATGGCACCGTGCTGGCATGGAACACCGCAGCCGAACAGATCTTCGGTTGGCGTGCGCAGCAAGCCATCGGCCGCGAGATCACCTTCCTGCTTCCCGACAACAGTGCGCTTGGTGCCGCAGAGCTCATCCGCGCCGGCGACGACGCGACAGGCGCGGACGGCTCGGGCTGGCGTCAGGAGCTCGACGCCCTGCGGCAGGACGGCACACGCATCACCTGCCAATGGCACAACAACGTGGTGCGCGACGCGCAAGGGCTGCCCCAACGGATCGTCGCGATGGCGGAGGACATCACTGAGCGCAAGGCGGCCGAGCTGCGCATCCGAGAATCGCGCCGCATGCTGCAGAACGTGCTCGACACCATTCCGGTACGTGTGTTCTGGAAAGACACCGAAAGCCGCTACCTGGGTGCCAACACGCTTTTCGCCCGCGATATCGGCCTGCCGATGTCCGAACTGGTCGGCCGCACCGACAGCCAGATCGGCGTACGCAATGCGGCCGGCCACGAATCGGATGACCGCGCCGTGATGAGCGGTGGTGAGCTTCGCATCAACACCGAAGAAGCCGTTACCGTCGCAGACGGTAGCGTGCGCTGGCACCGCAGCAGCAAGGTCGCCCTGCGCGATGCCAACGACAAGGTCGTCGGCGTATTGGGCGTCTATGACGACATCAGCGACCGTAAGTCCGCCGAACTCGCGCTGGCGCAGTCCGAAGCACGCCTGCGGGCGCTCATCGACTATGCGCCCCTTGGCGTATTCGAATACGAACTCGATGCAGGGGCACGGCTGGTGCTCATCACTACCAACCGCGCCGCCGATCGCATTCTCGGCATCGACTGCGCTCGTCTGCGCGGCCAGGCGCTGGAAGAAGCCTTCCCTGGCCAGGCGGAGACGCCGATGCCAGCCGCGTTGCGTCACGTGGCCCGCAGTGGCGAGCGCTATGCGAACGATGACTTCCGCTTTGCCGTGAGCGGGCAGCTGATGACATTCGACGTCCACGCGTTCCAGACGGGGCCGAACCGCGTGGCCGTCCTGTTCCGCGAAGTATCAGACCTGCGGCGCGCCGCATCGGCCCTGCGCGGACTCGCCAGCGCCCGTGACAGCGATGGCGACCCAGGCTTCTACAGTACCGTGCTTACGCTCTTCGCAGATGCGGTCGGCGCCACTCGTGCCTCGATCGGGCTGCTCAGCAACGAAGATTGGCACCCCCTCGCACGAATCGGCGAAGGAGAATTGGGGCAGTCCGATACCCAATTGGCAGAGCTCGCACGGCGAGGCGAGCATGTGCTGTTGCCGGATCATTCGCGTGAGGATCTAACACCCTCAATCGCAGCGCTTGCGCCATCGCGCGGCGGCTACCTGTGTGTACCGCTGACCAGCGCTGACGGTCAATCATTCGGCCTGCTGAGTGCAAGCTTTGACAAGCCGATCAGCAACCCCGAGCTCGCGCGATCCCTGGGCGACGTGTTCGCGCTACGGGCGAGCACCGAGTGGGCCCGCCAGCGCACCCTCAATGCGTTGCGTGAAAGCCAGGAGAAATTCTCGCTGGCCTTCAACGAGGCCCCGGTCGCCATGACGCTCGCCAACATGAGCAACGGCGAGTTGCTCGACGTTAACCGCGCTTTCTCCGACCTATTCGGCTACAGCCATGCAGAAGCGGTTGGGCACACCAGCACGGAACTGGGACTCTTCGTCGAGCCGTCGGTTCGGGTGCAATGGGTCAACGAAGTGGCCAAGCATGGCTATGCGTCCGGCACCGACCTGGAACTCAAGGACAAGGCCGGCCGCCACCTGAAGACACGGGTCTGGGCACGGGTGCTGCCCGATGGCAACACCGACACGATTCTCGTGAACATCATCGACATGACCGAGCAACTTCGCATTCAACGCGAGGTTGAAGAACTCAATCGCACACTCGAGGCCCGCGTCGAGCAACGCACGCGCGACCTCAAACAGACACTGGAGCGCCTGCAGCTGACGCAGAACGAGCTGGTGCAGGCCGAAAAGCTGGCCGCACTGGCCGGGCTGGTCGCAGGTGTCGCCCATGAGCTGAACACGCCGATCGGCAATAGCATGATGGTGGCCAGCACGCTACGCGATTCCACGCTCGGCGTGCATGCCAGCATGCAAACCGGGCTGCGTCGATCACAACTGAACGAATACCTCAACGAAGCCGACTCCGCGACCGACATCCTGATGCGTAACCTGCATCGTGCGGCGGAACTGATCTCCAGCTTCAAGCAAGTGGCCGTGGACCAGACCAGCCAGCAGCGTCGCACCTTCAAACTCGAAGAGCTCGTCAGCGAGATCGTCCTGACGCTGCAACCCACCTTCCGCACCACCCCGTTCCAGGTCGAAACCGAGGTCCAACCCGGCGTGCGGCTCGATAGCTACCCCGGACCGCTTGGCCAAGTGCTGACCAACCTGATCGCCAACGCCATCATCCATGGCCTGGAGGGTCGGGATAGTGGACGGATCCGGATCGTTGGCGGCGAAGACGGTGAAAACGCGATCAGCCTGACGATCCAGGACAACGGCTGCGGCATTCCGCCCGAGCACATGCGCAAGATCTTCGACCCCTTCTTCACCACCAAACGCGGCCGCCAAGGCAGCGGGCTGGGTCTCCACATCGTGCACAACATCGTCACCGGCATCCTCGGCGGCCAGATCTCGGTTGAGAGCGAAGTCGGTGTCGGCACAAGCTTCCGCGTCACCGTACCGCGGATTGCACCGTATATCGACGAGGCAGCACGCGAATGA
- a CDS encoding GGDEF/EAL domain-containing response regulator — protein sequence MPVAGTTREIKVSEAQNQPDDELEFIDDEPEAGSATGHESLRKSWRVLIVDDDPDVHSTTVLALRNTQILHRPLHFLHTYSASQTRELLQHEHDIAVILLDVVMENEDAGLRLVKTIREDHGMNETRIILRTGQPGYAPEIDAIRDYDINDYKTKSELTRNKLYTTLTAAIRSYEQIRTINASRRGLDMIVQASAELMALHGVRNFAAGVITQIAALLGLAPEGLVCAQESSTSVDAGSDEVTVIAAAGRYADLINRPLDAINDPEIRAALTRCLHDQRNLYDGPGTTLFFQGNAHRDVAAYLDTRETLDDIDRRLLEVFCTNIAVGFDNAALFSRLHSFAYYDQLSRLPNRIHFITQIDRRLATHDHADQILALVDLDHFAETNDALGHRFGDQLLQEVAARLKQAVGDQVVVARVSGDTFGLLGPTSQLSPSYIMGLFNDPFVIDGQELMVSITCGVLSLSDAGSSGGEALKDANIALKRAKQRNRGEINYFTREMSVEIQERVMLLQALRQAFDNERLFMVYQPQVSLVTRKAIGLEALIRWRDDDGKFIAPDRFIPLAEHSGLIVNIGEWVMRVACHQQARLARAGYGYLRMAINVSVAQFRHPRFPYMLKRAIEDSGCDPACIELEITESMAMVEADFLLQTLDKLKESGITVAVDDFGTGFSSLSYLQRLKVDRLKIDRAFVNEITDSERGAKIPEMVIQLSHKLGLKVIAEGVEDLAQADVLQNLGCHEAQGYYFGRPMEPSALMDWLAAQKD from the coding sequence ATGCCTGTGGCCGGAACGACACGGGAGATCAAGGTGAGCGAGGCGCAGAACCAGCCGGACGACGAACTGGAGTTCATAGACGACGAGCCGGAAGCCGGAAGCGCGACGGGCCACGAGAGCCTGCGCAAGTCCTGGCGGGTGCTGATCGTCGACGATGATCCGGATGTCCACAGCACGACCGTCCTTGCCCTGCGCAACACGCAGATCCTGCATCGACCGCTGCACTTCCTGCACACCTACTCGGCAAGCCAGACCCGCGAGCTGTTGCAGCACGAGCACGACATTGCGGTGATCTTGCTCGACGTGGTGATGGAGAACGAAGACGCCGGCCTGCGTCTCGTGAAAACCATCCGTGAAGACCACGGCATGAACGAAACGCGGATCATCCTGCGCACCGGGCAGCCCGGATATGCGCCAGAGATCGACGCGATCCGCGACTACGACATCAACGACTACAAGACCAAGTCCGAACTCACCCGCAACAAGCTCTACACGACGCTGACGGCCGCGATCCGCTCCTACGAGCAGATCCGCACCATCAACGCAAGCCGGCGTGGCCTCGACATGATCGTGCAGGCTAGCGCCGAACTGATGGCGCTGCACGGCGTGCGCAACTTTGCCGCTGGCGTGATCACGCAGATCGCCGCGTTGCTGGGCTTGGCGCCCGAAGGCTTGGTGTGTGCGCAGGAAAGCAGTACCAGTGTCGACGCCGGCAGCGACGAAGTCACGGTGATCGCCGCGGCAGGCCGCTATGCGGACCTGATCAACCGGCCGCTCGATGCAATCAACGACCCGGAAATCCGTGCCGCGCTGACGCGCTGCCTGCATGATCAGCGCAACCTCTACGATGGTCCGGGCACGACGCTGTTCTTTCAGGGCAATGCGCACCGCGATGTGGCGGCTTACCTGGATACGCGCGAAACGCTGGACGACATCGACCGTCGGCTGCTTGAAGTCTTCTGTACCAACATCGCTGTCGGCTTCGACAATGCGGCGCTGTTCTCGCGGCTGCACAGCTTTGCGTACTACGACCAGCTCTCGCGGCTGCCGAACCGGATCCACTTCATCACGCAGATCGACCGGCGCCTCGCCACGCACGACCATGCAGACCAGATCCTGGCGCTGGTGGACCTCGATCACTTCGCCGAAACCAACGACGCGCTCGGTCACCGCTTCGGCGACCAGTTGCTGCAGGAAGTTGCTGCGCGACTCAAGCAGGCGGTCGGCGATCAGGTGGTGGTGGCACGTGTTTCGGGCGACACGTTCGGCCTCCTCGGGCCAACCTCGCAGCTCTCGCCCAGCTACATCATGGGGCTGTTCAACGACCCCTTCGTGATCGACGGGCAAGAGCTCATGGTATCGATCACCTGTGGCGTGCTGAGCCTCTCCGACGCGGGCTCAAGCGGTGGTGAGGCGCTGAAAGACGCCAACATCGCGCTCAAGCGCGCGAAGCAACGCAACCGCGGCGAGATCAACTACTTCACCCGCGAGATGAGCGTCGAGATCCAGGAACGGGTAATGCTGTTGCAGGCGCTTCGGCAGGCCTTCGACAACGAACGCCTGTTCATGGTCTATCAGCCGCAGGTCAGCCTGGTCACACGCAAGGCGATCGGTCTTGAGGCGCTCATTCGGTGGCGCGACGACGACGGCAAGTTCATCGCGCCAGACCGCTTCATCCCGCTTGCCGAGCACTCGGGCCTGATCGTCAACATCGGCGAGTGGGTCATGCGGGTCGCCTGCCATCAGCAGGCACGGCTCGCGCGTGCCGGCTATGGCTATCTACGCATGGCGATCAACGTCTCCGTCGCGCAGTTCCGTCACCCGCGCTTCCCGTACATGCTCAAGCGCGCGATTGAAGACAGCGGTTGCGACCCGGCCTGCATCGAGCTGGAAATCACCGAATCGATGGCGATGGTTGAGGCTGACTTCCTGCTTCAGACGCTCGACAAGCTCAAGGAGTCTGGCATCACGGTTGCGGTCGACGATTTCGGCACCGGATTCTCGTCGCTCTCGTACCTGCAGCGCCTGAAAGTGGATCGCCTGAAGATCGATCGCGCCTTCGTGAATGAAATCACCGATTCCGAACGCGGTGCAAAGATCCCGGAAATGGTGATCCAGCTCAGCCACAAGCTCGGCTTGAAGGTGATTGCCGAGGGCGTGGAGGATCTGGCGCAGGCCGACGTCCTGCAAAACCTCGGTTGCCATGAAGCCCAGGGCTACTACTTTGGCCGACCGATGGAACCCAGCGCACTGATGGACTGGCTGGCGGCTCAGAAAGACTGA
- a CDS encoding superoxide dismutase, which produces MEHTLPALPYAKDALVPHISVETFDYHYAKHHQAYVTNLNNLIKGTEFEALDLEAIVKKAPAGGVYNNAAQVWNHTFFWNSMKPNGGGAPSGKLAEAINAKFGSFDAFKEAFTKSAVGNFGSGWTWLVKKADGSVDIVNMGPAGTPLTTGDTALLTIDVWEHAYYIDYRNARPKFVEVFLNNLANWDFAAANFGA; this is translated from the coding sequence ATGGAACATACGCTGCCCGCTCTGCCCTACGCGAAAGACGCACTGGTCCCGCACATCTCGGTCGAGACCTTTGACTATCACTACGCCAAGCACCACCAGGCCTATGTGACCAACCTGAACAACCTGATCAAGGGCACCGAATTCGAAGCCCTCGACCTGGAAGCCATCGTGAAGAAGGCGCCGGCTGGTGGCGTCTACAACAACGCCGCGCAGGTGTGGAACCACACCTTCTTCTGGAATTCGATGAAGCCGAACGGCGGCGGCGCCCCGAGCGGCAAGCTCGCCGAAGCGATCAATGCCAAGTTCGGCAGCTTCGACGCTTTCAAGGAAGCCTTCACCAAGAGCGCAGTCGGCAACTTCGGTTCCGGCTGGACCTGGCTGGTGAAGAAGGCTGACGGCTCGGTCGACATCGTGAACATGGGCCCGGCAGGCACGCCGCTGACCACGGGCGACACCGCGCTGCTGACGATCGACGTGTGGGAGCACGCCTACTACATCGACTACCGCAACGCACGCCCGAAGTTCGTTGAGGTGTTCCTCAACAACCTCGCAAACTGGGACTTCGCCGCCGCCAACTTCGGCGCCTGA
- the xseA gene encoding exodeoxyribonuclease VII large subunit, with translation MEPMFTRPDAPFRPADEALAVSEFVRHARRVLEGAFPLGWISGEVANLTRAASGHLYFTLRDSAAQVRCVMYRSRAQLLPFRLEEGLQVDVRALTTLYEPRGEFQLQVEGIRQAGRGGLFEAFLRLKERLAAEGLFDEARKRPLPPMPRGIGIVTSTAGAALHDVLVALERRAPHLPVVIYPSPVQGADAGGRLAAAVAEAGARASADGIDVLLVCRGGGSLEDLWAFNDEQLVRAIVRSPIPVICGVGHETDFTLADFAADLRAATPTAAAELASAGLMLAAQRLSRHRDALRRLALRRVESAYETLDRARLRLRHPRERLARQRDRVAALAPRLDRAAALRIERLRARCGLLGQRLGHALPDPAAKRIVVERLGQALSASFDRRLTGSQRQLDALRAQLGQLNPDAVLARGYAIVRDEQGRVVRDAAGLMPGDLIDVQTRDAQIAARIETLSAKGSKPGPQHD, from the coding sequence ATGGAGCCAATGTTTACGCGCCCTGACGCCCCATTTCGCCCCGCAGACGAAGCCCTGGCCGTGTCGGAATTTGTCCGACACGCGCGGCGCGTGCTTGAGGGCGCATTTCCGCTCGGCTGGATCAGCGGCGAAGTGGCCAACCTCACCCGAGCGGCATCGGGGCACCTCTACTTCACGTTACGGGACAGTGCAGCACAGGTGCGCTGCGTGATGTATCGATCGCGCGCCCAGTTGCTGCCGTTCCGCCTTGAGGAAGGCCTCCAGGTCGACGTACGCGCGCTCACCACGCTCTACGAACCGCGCGGCGAGTTTCAATTGCAGGTGGAAGGCATACGTCAGGCGGGGCGCGGTGGCCTTTTCGAGGCTTTTCTGCGGCTCAAGGAGCGTTTGGCCGCCGAGGGCCTGTTCGACGAAGCGCGCAAGCGCCCCCTGCCGCCAATGCCGCGCGGGATCGGCATCGTCACGTCGACTGCCGGCGCGGCCCTGCACGATGTGCTGGTCGCGCTTGAGCGCCGCGCACCACATCTGCCGGTAGTGATCTATCCCAGCCCAGTTCAGGGTGCCGACGCGGGCGGGCGCCTTGCCGCCGCAGTTGCCGAAGCAGGCGCCCGCGCGTCGGCCGACGGTATCGACGTTTTGCTGGTATGCCGTGGCGGTGGCAGCCTTGAAGACTTGTGGGCCTTCAACGACGAGCAACTGGTGCGCGCAATCGTACGCAGCCCGATTCCGGTGATTTGCGGCGTCGGCCACGAAACAGACTTTACGCTCGCCGACTTTGCGGCCGACCTTCGCGCGGCAACACCGACGGCGGCCGCTGAACTGGCCAGCGCCGGGCTGATGCTGGCGGCACAGCGGCTGAGCCGCCATCGCGATGCGCTGCGACGGCTCGCCCTGCGCAGGGTCGAAAGCGCCTATGAAACCCTCGACCGCGCCCGCCTGAGACTGCGCCATCCTCGCGAACGGTTGGCGCGACAACGGGATCGCGTCGCAGCCCTCGCGCCTCGGCTTGACCGCGCCGCGGCACTGCGGATCGAAAGGCTTCGCGCGCGCTGTGGCTTGCTCGGGCAACGGCTCGGCCATGCACTGCCGGACCCCGCAGCCAAGCGAATCGTCGTCGAGCGACTTGGGCAAGCACTTTCCGCCAGCTTTGACCGCCGGCTGACAGGTAGCCAACGCCAGCTCGACGCGCTGCGCGCCCAATTGGGTCAGCTCAACCCCGATGCCGTGCTGGCGCGCGGCTACGCAATCGTGCGCGACGAGCAAGGCCGGGTCGTGCGTGACGCCGCCGGGCTGATGCCGGGCGATCTGATCGATGTGCAAACGCGCGACGCGCAAATTGCAGCACGGATCGAGACCCTTTCCGCGAAAGGGTCGAAACCCGGGCCCCAGCACGACTAG
- a CDS encoding MotA/TolQ/ExbB proton channel family protein: MLAIIQAAGWPIYFLIVASVIALALILERVVALRRSKIVPVGLVDKIIGDLRQGGITDELVLRVANHSPLGRVLAAGLKNAKASRDVMKESIEEAGGAVAHELGRFLTTLGTISTVTPLMGLFGTVIGMIEIFGSTSPGGTNPQQLAHGISVALYNTGFGLIIAIPSLIAYRHFRAQVDDFVVEMEQQAIKLVEVLHGERR, from the coding sequence GTGTTGGCGATCATTCAGGCTGCCGGTTGGCCGATCTACTTCCTGATCGTGGCGTCCGTCATCGCCCTTGCTTTGATCCTTGAACGGGTCGTCGCGCTGCGTCGCAGCAAAATTGTCCCTGTCGGGCTGGTCGACAAGATCATTGGCGATCTCCGTCAGGGCGGCATCACCGATGAGCTGGTGTTGCGGGTGGCGAACCACTCGCCGCTGGGCCGCGTGCTTGCCGCCGGGCTCAAGAACGCCAAGGCTTCGCGCGACGTGATGAAGGAGTCGATCGAAGAGGCCGGCGGTGCCGTGGCGCATGAGCTGGGCCGTTTCCTCACGACCCTGGGCACGATTTCCACCGTCACGCCGCTGATGGGCCTGTTCGGTACCGTGATCGGCATGATCGAGATCTTCGGCTCCACGTCGCCGGGTGGTACCAACCCGCAGCAACTGGCGCACGGTATCTCGGTGGCGCTCTACAACACCGGTTTCGGCCTGATCATCGCGATTCCGTCGCTGATCGCCTATCGCCACTTCCGCGCCCAGGTCGACGATTTTGTCGTCGAGATGGAACAGCAGGCGATCAAGCTGGTGGAAGTGCTGCACGGCGAGCGCCGCTGA